In Solidesulfovibrio carbinoliphilus subsp. oakridgensis, the sequence CCGAAAGCGGCAAGGCCGGGCCGAGGAGGCCCAAAGGCTTCTGGCCGAGGCTCTTGCCAAGGCCTCGCCCGTTGACCGCGAGTATGCCCTGGGTGAATTCGCCCTGGCCGACGGCGACGCGGCCGCGGCAGTGGCCCACTTCCAGGCCTGCCTGGCCCTGGCTCCGGCCGACGACCTCCTGCGCCTGCGTCTGATCGGCCTGCTCGTGGCCGAAAACCGCTTCGCCGAGGCCCGGGAATACGCCAAGTGGTACGAGGCCCGGGTGGCCAAAAACGAGCGGGCCCTTTTCAGCACCACGGCCGTGGTCCGGCTGGAACTCGGCGACGCGGCCGGGGCCGAGGCCCTCTATCGCCGGCTTTTGGCCGACAATCCGAATTCCCAGGACTATCTGGCCGGCCTCGGCCGGGCCATGAACCGCCAGAACAAGTTCGACCAGACCGTGGCCGCCCTGTCCCCGGCCTACGCCGCCTCGGCCGACCCGGCCCTCGGCGGGGTGGTGTGCGAGGCCTTGATGGCCCTTGGCGACTACCGGGAGGTGGTGCGCCAGGCCGAGATCGGGCTGGCCCGGCGGCCGGACGACCGGGAGCTTTTGCGCGTCGCGGCCGAGGCTTCGGAATTCGCCAGGGATCTGGCCGGCAGCGAAGGCTATGTCCGCCGTTACCTGGCCCTGGACCCCGGTTCCCTGACCCTGCAGAACATGCTCGGCCGGCTGCTCCTCGACCAGGAGAAGTTCCCGGAGGCCAGGGAGCGGTTCGAGGCGCTCCTGGCCAAAAACCCGCGCCACCTGCCGTCCCTTCGCGGCCTTTTAAGCGTCTACCAGCTGACCGGGCAGGCCAGGGAGGCCTACGCGGTGGCCAAGGCGCTCTACGAAGCCGCCCCGGACGACGCCTCGGCCCGCATGAAGTTCGCCATCGCGGCTGCGGGCGAGCAGGATTTCCGGCCGGCCTATCCGACCCTGGAGAAGCTGCGGGCCTTCGGTCCGGGAAGCCCGGTCCTTTGCCTCTATTACAGCGACGTGCGCGACGCCGAGACGCCGGGCAAGGTCCGCCTGTCCCAGCTGGCCGACCACCTCCGGGTCGTGGCCGCCCGAAACGGCACGTTCCTCGGCGCCGACGACCTGGCCCGGCGCCCGGCCGGCGACGCGGCCCTCGGCGACAGGGACACGAACCCGAATCCGGCCGTGCTGCTCCTGATCGACCGGACCGACGCCGGGGTGCTCGAAAAAATCGACGCCCTCCTGGCCGCGGTCGGCGGCCGGGCCGTGCTGGTGGTCGGGGGCGAATCCCTGGCCCCGGCCACGCCGTACCTGCCGGATGCCGCCCTGATGGCGCGGCTGGTCGGGACCGGCCGCTGGTCCCTGGCGCTGACCGACCACAAGCCGCCGGCCGCGCCCGGTCCGGACGGCACTCCGACGACCCTCTGGAACGCGGCCGGCGGCCAGGATGCGCCGTCCCGCCTGTCGGCCCGCCTCAAGGCCCTCGATCCCAAGGGCGAAATCCTCGGCCAGACCCGGCCGGTCTTTTTCTACCCCGGCGGCTACGCCCCGGACGAACTGCTGGCCGCCGACGCGGCCGGCCGCGACGCCTACGGCCAGGCCGTGGCCGCCGCCTTCCCCATGGCCTTCGAGCTCAATCCCGAAGGCTTCTGGACCCCGATCACCGATCCCCGCCGGATCGCGGCCCGGGCCGTGTCCCCGTCCCTGGACGCCGGCAGCCTCGACCGCTACCTCGACCAGGGCAACCCCATGCACCAGGTTTCCCTCGAACTGGCCAAGGTCTCCTCCTGGCAGGAGCAGCTGGGGCAGGCCGAGAACTATTTCAAGGAAGCCGAGGAGCTGAAGGTCAATCCGGCGGAGGAGACCTACAACCACGCGGTCAACGCCTACTACCGCCACGACGACCCCGTGGCCGTGGCCCTGGCCGAGCAGGCCGTGGCCCTGGCCCCGGATTCCGGGCGGGCCGCCATCCAGCTCGACCGGGCGAGGCTCCGCACCCGGCCCCAGGCCGAGGCCCTGGCCACCACCTGGTGGGACAGCGACAACCGCCGCTACTGGTGGACCGGCCTTGGCGGCAACGTCCACATCCGCGACAGTCTGGTGGTCTTTGCCCGGGCCGGCGGCGTGGAGTGGTCCATCGACAGCTCCCAGCGCCAGGGCCAGATGCAAAAGGCGCTGGCCAACACCATCGCCGACGGCGCGGTCTCGGCCGCCGATCTCCAGAGCATCGCCCGGGCCCGCCACACCCAGTACCTGTCCGGCCAGGACCTGACCGTCGGCGGCCGCTGGTTCTTCCACCCCGGCTCCTGGCTGGAAGTCCAGGGCCAGCTGACAAGCACCGAGGCCGGCCCCGGCACCTGGGCCAACGGCCAGGCCACGCTCCACGGGCCGCTCGCGCCCAAGGGGGTCAAGGTCGACGGCACCTGGGACATCCAGGCGGCCCACGAACGCATCGACACGGTGGAGGCCATAAGCGCCCGGATCATGGCCAACCGGCTGAGCCTTTTCAGCCACAACCGGATCCTCGACTTCTGGGACCTCTTCCTCAACCTCCACGGCATCGCCCGCACCGACGGCAACAACACCGCCTCCGCCGACGGCCGCCTGCTGCGCCGGCTCATGGAATTCCCGCTCCTCTCGCTTGGCTACGCCTTCCAGTTCGCCACCAGCGACCGCAACCCCATGGAGTACTGGGCCCCGCAGAATCTGGCCACCCACCTGGCCTACGCCGCCTTCGGCTATTCGCCCGCCCGCTGGTTCAACGTGAACGGCAGCCTGGGCTACGGCACCTCGAGCGACAGGAACGACGGCTGGCGGGAAGTCTGGCGGGCCAACGCCGGCATGGACATCACCTTGAAAGAACGGTTAAAGTTGTCGCTCAAGTACTCCTACTTCAGCACGCCGAACTACAATCTGAGTGAAGCATGGGCAGGCATAAACTACACGTTCTAAAGGCCACGCGGGCCGTGCGCCGGCGGCGGCCCCCGGTGCGGGCCCTGTGCCTGGCCCTTTTTCTCCTGGCCTGGGCCGCCTTCTCTCCGCCGGGCCGGGCCCTGGCCCAGGCCGCGTCGCCGACCGGGCCGGCCGCGCCGGCCGCCGCCGACCGCCTGTCCGCCTGGATTGCCGACTGGGACCTGACCCGGGGCCTGGCCGAATGGCGGGCCCATCCCGGGCTTTTCGACGAAGTCCGGGTGTTCGCGGCCTATTTCAACGAAAAAGACACCCCTTGCTTGGCTCCGGCGTGGGCGGCCCTGCTCGGCGGGAACGCCCGGGCCGTCTTTGGCGGCACCCCGGTCTTTCTCACCGTGGTCAACGATCTGGTCACGGCCTCGGGCCAGGGCAACCGCCTCAAAGACCCGGAACTGGTGCGCCGGCTGGTGTCCGGCCCCGAGGCCCGGGCCCGCCACATCGCAACGCTTCTGGCCCTGGCCGCGCGGTATGGTTTTTCCGGCCTCGAGATCGACTACGAGGAAGTGTCCGCCCCGGTCTGGCCGGAATTCCTGGTCTTCGTCGGCGAACTCCAGACCCAGGCCCGGGCCCGGGGACTGGCCCTGTCCGTGCTGCTCCAGCCCCAGCGCCGCTACCTTTCGAGTCCCCTGCCGACGGGACCGGACTACGTGCTCATGGGCTACAACCTCTTCGGCTCCCATTCCGGCCCCGGCCCCAAGGCCACGCCCGCCTTTCTGGCCCAGCAGGCCGCCTCGCTGCGCGCCCTGGGCGCCCTGGAGGCCACGGGGCTGGCCCTGGCCACCGGCGGCTTCGACTGGACCGGAGGCAAGGCCGCCCGGCAGCTCGACGAGGCCGAGGCAACGACGCTTCTGGCCCGCACCAAAGCCGCCACCACCCGTTCGGCCGACGACGGGTATCTCGTTTCCCGCTACCGCGACGGCAAGGGCCAGGACCACGAGGTCTGGCACGCCGACGCGACAACCTTGGCCACCCTGTGGACGGCCGCCCGGTCGGCCGGCTTCGGGCGGCTGGTGGTCTGGCGGCTCGGCGGCAATCCGCCGGCCCTGTTCGACGGGCTGGCCACCCTCAAGCCTTGACCCGGAGGTGGGTTCCGTGCAGTTCCGCTTTGCCGCCGGCTTTGGCGGCCTCCTGCTCGCCGTGCTCCTTTTCGCGGCCGCGTCCGTTCCCGCTCCCGCCGGGGCCCAGGGGCTTTCCGCCGCCACCAAGGGCGCGCCGCTCCCGGGCCAGGGCCCGCGCGCCTACGTCAACATCGTCATCGACGACCTGCCGAACCTGGAGCTGTGGTCGCGTCTGGCCGACGATTGCGACGCCTTCGGCATGAAGACCACGCTGGCCCTCAATACGGCCAAGGCCACGCCCGGGGACTACGCCGTCATGGCCAAACACGTGGCAAACGGCCACGAGATCGCCAACCACACCCGCGACCACGTGCCCGTGGCTCCGGGCGGGGTGGTGCGGCTGCGCTATTTCGATCCCCGGGCCAAATCCGCCGCCGCCGTGGTGGACCAGTCGGCCGGCAAGCTTCGGATCACGGTCGACGACCCGCCCCGGACCGTGGCCGAGCTCGACCTGTCCGAGGAGGGGCGCACCCCCACCCTCAAGCAGCTCGTCGAGGCCCTAAACGACGTGCGCGGCGTGACCGCCGAGCTCGGCGACCCCTATTACGCCAACATCCACGCCCGCTTCCTGGCCGAGCGGGACAGGGTGGACATCTTTTTCAAAAACGGCCTCGTGCCGCTTTACGTCAACGTGGCCGAGCACGCCCGCTACGAGATGGCCGGCGGCAAGGCCGACATCGAGGCCGGCCTGCCCGGGACCGCCTGCCAGTCCATGGTCTACCCCTTCCTGGTCACGGACGCCGTTTCCCGGCAGGTGGCCCGGGAACTCGGCCTGACCTGCGGCCGGGTCGGCACCGCCGGCTTCGCGGCCCTTGGCGCGCCCGCCGGCTACGACCTCATGCAGGTCTACGCCGGCAAGCCCCGCGACCTCTTCGGCCCGGACCCGGCCAGTCCGGAATTTGCCGCCAAGGTCGAGGCATTCTTGAAAAAGCTCAAGGAAATCGGCGGCGTCTGCTGCCTCTATTCCCACGGGCCCGACGAATTCACCAATGACCAGTGGAAGGCGCTCCTGCCCCTTCTGGCCCGGGACAAGGACGTGGCCTACGTCACCCTCCACGGCCTGGCCGCCTACGTGACGTCCACGGCCCGGCTGCAGGACGGCCGGTACTTCCTGCCCCAGGGCAGGTAGGGAGCGGGGGCCGCAACTCCCGGCCGATTCTTGATTCCCCGGTCCCGTGGCTTGATAACCGCAGCCATGGGCGCCCCGCCGCGCGCGGGGCGCCCCGGAACATCCAGGAGGTCGTCCATGTCCCAGCCGGAGGCAGCCGGAGCGCGCATGGTGATGATCGGCACGCCGTGCTACAACGGCAACGTGACGGTCCATTACCTGCGTTCGGTGGTGTCCATGATCGGGTTTCTCGAACAGCAGGGCGTGCGCACCGGCATGCTGACCCCGTCCCACGAAAGCCTGATCACCCGGGGGCGCAACCTGATCGCCAACGAGTTCTTGCGCCAGAAGGAGTACACGCACCTCCTATTCATCGACGCGGACATCGGCTTTGCGCCGGAGCTGCCCTGGAAGTATCTGCAGGCCGACAAGGACGTGGTCTGCGGCATCTACCCGGTCAAGCACCTGGACCTCGACAAGCTGCGGATCATCGACCCGGGCGTCCTGTCCCGGGTGGCCGAGGCGGCCTCGCTCCACTACGCGGTCAAGCTCAAGCCCGGCGGCCGCCCCGAGCCCGTGACCGGGCTTTTGCCCGTGGATTACGGCGCCACCGGCTTCATGTTGATCAGGCGCGAGGTCCTGGTGCGCTTGGCCGCAGCCTACCCGGAACTCCATTACGACTATTCCTACACCAACGACGACAACGTCGGGAACGTGGCCTTTTTCGAGACGGCCATCGACCCGGAGACCCGGGACTACCTGCCCGAGGACTATGCCTTCTGCAAACGCTGGACCGACATCGGCGGCGAGATCCACGCCGACGTGCACAGCGTCTTCACCCATGTGGGCACCCACGAATACACCGGCAACTTCACGGCATTTTTGACCCACCTCGGCCCGCCGGCCAAGTAGGGCGGCAACGGCTAGCAGGGCGTGGCCTGTCCTCGAATCCGTGCCTGCGGATTCGAGGACAGGCCACGGACCAGCCCGGCCGGGACACAGGCGGCGCGCCGTCCGTCCCTGTCCACGCCCCCCTCGCTTCCGCTTCTCCGCCATCCCGTTTTTGCTGACACTTTCCCAGAGAACCGGCGGCCGGTCGATACCGTTTGGCAGGGGAACCGGTTTCCGCTCGGCCTCTGGGAACGGGTCCGGCGGCAGGCGGTTTTGTCCATGGTCGCTTTTGGAGAAAGTTTCTGACTGCAACATGCTGCTTTTAGACACGATGCAGCTCCAGTCGCAAGGAGCGGCCGGTTCCTTGCCGGTTTTCCGCTTGCCTCTCCCCTTTTTTCTGCTAGGCTCATAAGAATCGTGCCTTCCCTCCTGCCGGGCGGAGCAGGGCGGACAGGGGAGGCCTGCAATCAAAGCATGGAAACGCTTTGCGCCCAAAGGAGCAGTATGAGCAAGCATGTCAAAAAGGGAGAGATTCCTCCCGATAATGCCAAGACCAGGGCAATCATGGGGTTCACGGCCGACGACGCGGGTGAGTTCCTCACCACCAACCAGGGAGTGCGCATCAGCCACGACGAGGACTCCCTCAAGGCGGGCAAGCGCGGTCCCACGCTCCTTGAAGACTTCCACTTCCGGGAGAAGATCACCCACTTCGACCACGAGATGATTCCCGAACGGGTGGTCCATGCCCGGGGCTCGGGGGCCCACGGCGTGTTCGAGTGCACCGAGGCCATGGGCGAGTACACGAGCGCCGACTTCCTGAGCGAAGCCGGCAGGCAGACCCCGGTCTTCGTCCGTTTCTCCCAGGTCCTCGGCAGCAAGGGCTCCATGGACACGGCCCGGGATGTGCGCGGCTTCGCCACGAAGTTTTATACCGACAAGGGAAACTTCGACCTCGTCGGCAACAACATCCCGGTCTTCTTCATCCAGGACGCCATCAAGTTCCCGGACCTGATCCATGCCGGCAAGCCCGAACCCAACACCCACATCCCGCAGGCCTCCACGGCCCACGATACCTTCTGGGATTTCATCTCGCTGACTCCGGAGTCGACCCACGTGATCCTGTGGGCCCTGTCCGACCGGGGCATCACCCGAAGCTACCGGATGATGGAGGGCTTTGGCGTCAACACCTACCGGTTCGTGAACGCCACCGGCCAGGGCCGGTTCGTCAAATTCCACTGGAAGCCCAAGCTTGGCATCCACGGCCTGGTCTGGGAAGAGGCGCAGATGATCGGCGGCATGGATTCCGACTTCCTGCGCCGGGACCTCTACGACGCCATCGGCATGGGGTTTTACCCGGAGTGGGAGTTCGGCGTGCAGATGATCGAGGACGCCGACGAGCACAACTTCGACTTCGACATCCTGGATCCGACCAAGATCTGGCCCGAGGAGGAGGTGCCGGTCAAGATCATCGGCAGGCTGACCCTCAACCGCAACCCCGACAACTTCTTCGCCGAGGTCGAGCAGGTGGCCTTCCATCCCGGGCATGTGGTGCCGGGGATCGACTTCAGCAACGATCCTCTGCTCCAGGGGCGGCTGTTTTCCTATTTGGACACCCAGATAAGCCGGCTCGGCGGCCCGAACTTCCATGAGATTCCCGTCAACAGGCCCATCGCCCAGGTCCACAACAACCAGCGCGACGCCATGCACCGCCAGACCATCAACAAGGGTCGCGTGAGCTATATTCCCAACTCCCTTGGCGACAACGAGCCCAACGTGGCCTCCCGGGAACAGGGCGGATTCGTGCCCTACGCCGGTCGGATCATCGAGGGTCCGGCCACCCGGTCACGCGACGAGAAGTTCATGGATTTCTACAGCCAAGCTCGGATGTTTTGGCTGAGCCTGACCGATCCCGAGCGCCGGCACCTGCTCCAGGCCGCCCACTTCGAGCTCGGCAAGGTCGAGTCCAAGGCGGTCCGGGAGCGGATGGTCGCCAACTTCAACAAGGTCGACCACGAGCTGGCCGCGGCCATCGCCATGGGCGTGGGCGTGGCCACCCCGCCGGCGGGCGAGGCCTCGACGTACGAAAAGAGCTCGCCCGCGGTCAGCATGGCCGGCACGGCCAAGGGCACCATCGAAAGCCGCAAGGTGGCCATCATCGCGGCCCCGGGCTTTGACGGCAAGCAGCTCGCGGCCATGCAGGAGGCCCTCGTGGCGGCCGGCGCCGTGGTCGAGGTCGTCTCCATGCTCCTTGGCCACATCGAGAGCGCGGACGGCCAGATGGTTCCGGTCAAAAAGAACTACATCACCTCGGCTTCGGTGCTCTACGACGGCGTCTACATTCCGGGCGGCCAGGCCAGCATCTCGATGCTCGCCTTCTCGGGCAAGGTGAAGAACTTCATTTCCGAGATGTACAGGCATTGCAAGGCCATCGCGGCCACGGGCGAGGCGGTCGGGCTTCTGGAGTCCTACAAGCTGCCGGGGCTCGTGCCCGGAGCCGGCAAGGACGCGACGGCCAAGGATCTCGGCGTGATCATGGACACCAAGCCCAAGGACATGAAGGCCGTGGCGGCGGACTTCATCACGGCCCTCGGCCAACATCGGGCCTGGGCGCGCGAGGACGTCAAAAACAAGGTTCCGGCCTGATGTCTTGAATGGGCTTGTCCGAGGGGCTTGGTCTTGCAATTCGCGCCAGCGGATTTCGAAGAGCCGTCGCCCTCGGACAAGGGCAAGCGGGCGGCGCGGACCGGCTTCGGGGCCGGCCCGCGCCGCAACGCCCCAAAACGTGCCTGCAGCGGCGTTTGGTCAAACGGCCGAGGCGCCCCGTCGGACCCGGTTGCCGCCTTCGGGCGGCCAGCTGGCCGGGGAGCGGCTCCCTGCCGTGGGCGGCGGTGGGGGCGGCAGAGGCAGGGAAGATTCCTGGCCGCAGGGCGTCCTGGTGCCGCATACGCCGCAAAAAAGACGGCCAGGGCCGCCTGTCGGAACGTACGGGCAGCCCTGGCCAAAGGCAGGCCCCGGAGGGAGGAATCTCTCCGGGGGGGAAGAGGGGGGAAGATTATCGGTACTCGTCGTACTCGAAGGCGGGCATGTTCTTGAGGGTGTCCTCGGTGGCGCCGGGCAGGATGATCTGGCTGCCGGTGATGCGCAGCTGGTGGACCGCGATGGCCACGTCGTGGCGGCCGATGCCGAGGAAGCCGCCCACGCCGATGATGGCGTAGGTGATGGCCTTGTCGCGGGTCACGAGCAGGTCCTCGATCGTGCCGATGTTCTCGTCACTGTCGTTGTAGACATCCTTGCCCATGATATCGTTCTTGATGCTGAAGCCTTTGGATACATCACCGTACTCTTCGGTGGTAAGTCCCCAGGTCGGGTTGGTGACGGGTGTGATCTTGGTGTCCATGGGGGCACTCCTTCCGCAAAATAAGATGTTAAAAACCAAAGAGTTGCATTGGGTACAACTCCATATTGGACAGAATACGCCATTTTGAGGCTTGTGCAACAGGAAAACAGCCATTGGCTGCAAAAAAATGCGGAAAGGAGGCCCCGTGATTCAGCCAACATGCTGCAATGAAACAGGTTGGCCACAGGGATGTCCGGAAGACGGCGGCGAAGGAAAGAGCCGGAGGCCCCGGGCGGGCCACGGCAGGAGGGCCAAGGCGCCGGGGGCCGGCGGAGCGGCGGGAACGGGCCGCGCGGAGGAAGCGGGCGGGAGAAGGGGCGGACGCCCGCAGGAGAGCCGGGGATGCGGACGGCCCGGCAGGCCGGAAAAGGGCCGGCCTTCGGAGGGGGCTCCCGTCCGGGGGCGGGAGCCCGGAGCGGAAGTGTTAGTGCCTAAAGCTCATCTTGTAGACGAGCAGGCCAAGCAGGGCCAGGAATACCAGCGCGCCGCAGATGGCGCCGAAGTCCATGAGGCTCATGTCCGACTCCCCGGGATGTCCCGAAGTAGCCGGCGGGCGGCTGTCGTCGTCCACCGGGTTGGTGTCCGGTGATCTCGTGCGGCGTGGGCGGGGCGGGTGCGGTTTCGCCGTGCTTTCCGGAGCGCAGCCCAAAGGGGGCTGCGGAACTCGTCTCGTCGAAACGTGACACGAGGGGCGTTTGGTTTCAGGTGGCACGGTGCCGGGGCCATGGCCAAGACCCGCTGCCGCAGGCGGTCCTCCGGAGCATCCGGCGCCTGGCCGCCCGCCGGGGAGCCAGGCGCCGGGCGGCGGCCGCAACGTTTCCAGCGGCCAACGCCGCTGGCGGGGTCTGGAAGGCAGGGTATGCCGCCGCGGTCGCCTTGACAAGGCCCGGGCCGCCACGGGCGGGGGAAGCCCCGGGGAAAAGGGCGGCGGCAGGATCACGAATCTGTTACAGGGCGTTCCCGCAAAAGCGGTGTCCAAGGAATTGTCAGGCAAAACAGCCGGTACGACGCGGTCGGCCCCTTTGGGGGCGCCCCCTGGCTTTACAGAAATCGGCTCCGTGCGTATGCCCAAAAATCCTTGTGGCCAAAGACAGGCGAGACGGCGTTTGATGCATGAAAATCGATAAGAATTTCAGCCTCGGCATCAGAACATGGCTGCTGCTTCTTTGCGTGTTGGCCATGTTGCCGATCCTCCTGTTCTCGGCCTTCACCGTCGTGGCCCTGGAAAGTGCCCAGCAACAGGCCGCGCAAACGGCCTTGGCGCGAAGAGCGGAGGCCGCCGCCAATGCCGTGGCCCAGCGCCTCGACACGTACGCGGCCTCCCTGGAGGCCCTCGCCCGGTGCGACAGTGCCCTGCAGGGCAGACTCCCGGCCGTCCACGAACATGCCAAGCGCCTTTTGCCCCTGCATCGCGACGTCCTGGCCATCACCCTGACCGGGGCGGACGGCGAGCAGGTCTTTAGCACCCTCGAACCCTTCGGCGCGGTGCTGGACCCGGTCAGGGACACGGACCAGGTGCGCCGGTTTTTTACGGGCACCCGGCCCGCCGTCTCCGGACCCTTTTTCGGGTCCGTCTCCCGCAAGCTCGTGGTGGCCGTCAGCGTGCCGGTGGTGGCCGGCGGCAAGGTGACCGCCAGCCTGCGCATGCTCAGTGCGACCGAGGCCTGGACGCATGCCCTGGAAGACCTGCGCCTGCCGGCGGAGTGGGCCGCCCTCATCATGGATGATTCCGGCACCGTCGTGGCCCGCTCGCTGGCGCCGCAAACCTCGGCCGGCACCAAGGTGTCCCTCTCGCTCCAGCAGGCCATCCGCACGGCGTCGGCGGGGATGGTCGATACCGTGACCAGGGAAGGCGTTCCGGTCAAGACGGCCTTTGCCAAGGTGCCGGGCTGGGGGTGGGTGGTGGCGGTCGGCGTTCCCATGAGCGTGTTGCGGGCCCCGCTCGTCCGGTCGCTTTGGATGGTGTGCGGCGGAGGCGGCCTGCTGCTGGTGGTCGGCCTCCTGGTGGCGCTGTGGCTGTCGCGGCTGCTCGCGGCCAAGGTTTCCCTGGCCGCCCGGGCCTCGGCGGCCCTGGCGGCGGGTTCGGACGCGCTGTTGCCCGCCACCCGTGTCCGGGAGCTGGATGCCATGGGCGCTTCCCTGGGCGCGGCCGAAAAGACGCTTGGCGAAAGCATGGCCAGGTTCCGGGCCGTCTTCGAGCAGGCGGCCGTGGGCATAAGCCTCGTCACTCCCGACGGCCGGTACCTGCAGGTCAACGACCGCTACCGCGAGATCACGGGGTATGGGACCGAGGAGCTGGCCGGCCTGCGGCCGGCCGACATCACGCACCCCGGGGACAGGGGAGACGAGGAGGCCAATTTCGAGCGGCTGCGGGCCGGACACCTCGCCGCGCACCCGTGGGAAAAGCGGTTCGTGCGCAAGGACGGTTCCATCGTCTGGGCCGACCTGGCCACTTCCCCGGTCACGGATGCGGCCGGCAACCTCCTGTATTTCATCGGCGTCATCCAGGACATCAGCCAGCGCAAGGAGCTTACCGCGGCCCTGTGCCAGGCCAAGGAAACCGCCGAGCGGGCCAGCCGGGCCAAGAGCGATTTCATGGCCAACATGTCCCACGAGATACGCACCCCCATGAACGGCATCATGGGCATGATCCATCTGGCCCGGCTCAAATCCCCCGATCCCGCCCTGGCCCAATACCTGGACCTGGCGGACCTGTCGGCCAGGCATCTGCTCGGCATCGTCAACGACGTGCTGGACCTCGCCAAGATGGAAGCGGGCAAGGTCCGGCTCCTGCGCGAGCCCTTCGCCCTGCGCCGGGAAATCCGGGCCGCCATCGAACCCATGCAGGCCGCGGCCGGGGAAAAGGGCCTGGCCTTGGCCCTGGCCGTGGCCCCGGACGTCCCGGACGCGGTCACCGGCGACGCCGGCCGGCTGCGGCAGGTGCTGGCCAATGTGGTCGGCAACGCGGTCAAGTTCACCGGCACCGGACATGTGGACATCCGGGTGGAACTGGACGACGACGCGGCCGGAGACGAAGCCGTGGTGCGCCGGTTGCGGTTCACGGTCCGGGACACCGGCATCGGCATTCCGGCGGACCGGTTGGACGACATCTTCGAAAGCTTCGAGCAGGCCCACACCTCGGCCCATGTCCTCTACGGCGGCGCGGGGCTCGGCCTGCCCATCTCCAGGCGGCTGGTGGAATTCATGGGCGGGACCATCGACGTGGCCAGCCGGGAAGGCGAGGGGAGCACCTTCACCTTCACGGTCTGGCTGGAGATGTCCGGTCCGGCCGCGGCCGGGAGCGAGGCGGACCCGGCCTGACCCGGCCCCATTCCGGGCCGGCGGGAACGTGTCGCGTCCTCGGAATCCAAGCCTTCGAATGGGAATACAACACGCTTCCATGATTGTGTTTTTTGAAGATGCCGCCCTGGTCGTCCAGGAACACGGCCTCAAAGGGCGGCATAGGTCTTCTGGAGCAGGAGGGCGTCGCGCTCGACGACCGGTCCCTCGCTGATGACGCATCCCTTGGCCCCGACGTCCTTCAAGGCCCGCAGACAGGCCTGGTAGTTGAAATCGCTCGCCGCGAACGGCAGGTGGTTGCGCTCGCCCTTGTCGGTGTAGGCGACGCCGCTCAGGTGGATGTGCATGTCGTCAAGGGCCGACCGCCCGAGTTCCGCTTCGATGCAATCCAGTATCCGGCGAAAATCCGCGTACCCTTTGAGGTTCCCCTGGCCCCGGGCATGGATGTGGGCGAAATCGACGCACAGCTTGCACCCCTCCACGTCCCGGCACAGGCCGGCCAGTTCCTCGAGCGTGCCGAACTGCGTCGGCTTGCCCGTGGTCTCCAGCCGGTAGTCGATGCCAAGGCGCGGCAAGAGGGCCAGGGTTTCCCGGATTCTGGCATAGGCGGCCTCCGGGGTGTCGCGGCCGTAGAAGCCGGGGTGCAGGACCAGGCTTTTCCCCTGGACCTGGGCCAGGGCTTCGGCCGCGGCCCGGAGGCGCTGGACCGATTCCTCCCGCTTGTCCGCCGCCGCGGCATTGAGATTGATGAAATAGGAGGCATGGGCCGACAGGGTGAATCCGTTGTCGCGCTTGCTTTGGAGGATGGCCTCCCGGTTGTTGGCGGTCACGTTGATCCGCCGCCCGAACTGGAGTTCCAGGGCATCGAGGCCGATGCTTTTGAGATAGGCTATGCCAGAGGCATAGTTGAACTTTTTTCCCGCGTCCACGGGCAGGCCGGAAACGCCGAAGAGTAAGCGGTCCATGCGGCACTTCTTTTTCAAGGGGATTGGCCCGGTCCTGGCCGCAGCCGCCGGGGTGGGGAAGAC encodes:
- a CDS encoding TIM barrel protein; amino-acid sequence: MDRLLFGVSGLPVDAGKKFNYASGIAYLKSIGLDALELQFGRRINVTANNREAILQSKRDNGFTLSAHASYFINLNAAAADKREESVQRLRAAAEALAQVQGKSLVLHPGFYGRDTPEAAYARIRETLALLPRLGIDYRLETTGKPTQFGTLEELAGLCRDVEGCKLCVDFAHIHARGQGNLKGYADFRRILDCIEAELGRSALDDMHIHLSGVAYTDKGERNHLPFAASDFNYQACLRALKDVGAKGCVISEGPVVERDALLLQKTYAAL